The Salisaeta longa DSM 21114 sequence GGCGTTCGCTTGCTGCGTATAACGTGCTTCACGTCGTGCATCTCGCGCGGCGCAACCTAACGAGAAAACTATGGCTGCAGCATCGGTTCAGATTACACAAGACGCCGCCGCGTCGCGCTTTGAGGCCCAGCTGGGGTCCTCGACAGCCACCTTGCATTACATTGAAGCCCCCTCCAGCATTGTCCTGTCGCAACTCGACGTGCCACACGGACTTACCGGGCGTGGCATCGACGCCGCGCTGATTCACGCGGCCCTCGCGTACGCGCGCGCGAATGATTTAAAGGTCACACCGGCGTGTCCCTTCATCATCGAGTACTTACGCGAACACCCGGCGTACGATGGGCTTCTTTGAGCGTCGGTAGGCAGAGCAAACGCCCGGAGGCGCGCGGCCCACGGGCGTTTCAAGCAACATCAACGATGGTGGAGGCGGTCCGGACGGGACTCGAACCCGCGACCTCTGCCGTGACAGGGCAGCATTCTAACCAACTGAACTACCGGACCGTGTCCCCGGATAATCATCTGCTCCGGGTCAAGTTGGAAGGATCAACCGGTCATCGGTTCCATCGGCTTCTATGAACACTAAGTGCAACAGTGGAAATGCGCCGCGGCCGTACCGTCAACGACCGCCCGCATCCATCTTCACTGGGTCTTGCTACAGCGCGCGCCGTTTCTTCGTGACCTGCGCCGCTTGGGTGCGAACTATTGACGGCGACGCGGGTGTAGTAGGCTACACTACATCAAGTACTCACTTCTGATGATTGTGCCGCGTGGCTCACGCCCGTCCATCACTCATCAGAATGCAAGACACAACAGCATTATGGAGACCGGAACCGTGAAGTGGTTCAGCGCCGAGAAGGGCTTTGGATTCATCGCCCCAAGCAACGGCACGAAAGACGTATTTGTTCATCAGAGTAATGTCCGCGGATGGGACGCCGACCTCAAGGAAGGCGACCAGGTCGAATTCGAGGTCGAAGAGACCCCGAAGGGCCTGAGCGCCATCAATGTGGATCTGGCGGCCTAGCGCCCCGTTCCCGCGGATGATTACCGTGCAGGCCTCGCGCCTGCAACCAATTAGCAGAAAGCCTGTCCCCACAAGGACGGGCTTTTTGCGTTTGTAACAGGCCGCTGCGCTTCGCAACATACGTTACGCATGCCCTGCAGTTGTGTCTTGGAAATGTGTCATCGGGTTTCCATGCTATGCTCCGTTACAGCTTATGGCGCACCGCGTATCCATCAATCCGCAAACGCTCCGCGCACTGGCGTTAGATGCCGAGGTCCGGCGCCTGGCCCTTCAGGCCCGCCAGCTCGACGCGCTCTCGGGGGCAAACGAGTACGCACAGGCCTGCCGTGGGGAACGCCTCACCGCCAAACCGTTGTTGTGGAAGCAGATGGCATCAACCGTCTGGAACTAAACGTGTCGCCTCATGCCTCATCCGGAACGACGTACCGCCCCTCTTCCTTTTCACCTCTAGCACGCGGCCCTGCGGCACGGAGCACAGCGCAAATCGTCTGCAACATGCAACGAGCTATGGATCTGATCGAGCACACCTTCACGTGCCCTTACTGCTGGGAGCCCATCTCGATGCTCGTCGATCCATCGGTCCGATCGCAGACGTACGTTGAAGATTGCGAGGTGTGCTGCCGGCCGATTCGGCTGCAGGTAGAAGCGCGCCGCGGTGCACTCGTTCGGTTTACAGCAGAACGTGCGCAGTGAGGGCTTCCATAGCCCAGACCTCCACTTTTTAGGCACTATCAGCCTTACGTCTCCTCCTCGTGCTCAAAACGCTTTGAAAGAACAAACGCCTTGAGCACATCATTTATGCGGCGCTGATAGCCCCGGCCGCCCTGCTTGAAGTAGCGGACGATGTCTTCGTCAAGCCGAATCGTGATACGCTTCTTTTTAGCAGACGGCGTAACCAGTCTTGCGTTACGGAACCAGTCGTCGTCCAGCAGGAACGCATCGGGGGCATTGGCAACCGCCTGATGAATATCTTCATCCGTCTGCTGCGCAAGTGCTTCCCAATCCGTCCGGCGTTCCATCGCTTCAAGTTCGTCGGCCGAGACCGTCGTAGTATCTTTCGCTTTCATCTTCCCTGGCTCGTCGTGCTGAAAGGCTCCAACGACGACCGCGAAGTCGGAGGGACGCGATCGACGTTTGAAACTACGCCTCAACACCTCTGACGTGCCGCGAGAGAGGACACGTTTACGACGATCCGGCTTCTCTATTGTCTTTCTGGGCAGCGGTGCGAGCAGCTCGCACATCATCCCCCGTGCTGGGTGAAGCTCTGGCGCCGCACCGACTTTCCGGGCCCATTGCGGCAAATCGTAGCGCATAGATCCTAACTTCCGATAAGGGACAGTTATCGGATACTAACCGATAAAGAAGCAATACCGACTGGGGACCGAGCCGTCTCCAGATTGGTCACTTTCTCCTCTCTACACTTGCTTCAAAACATCAAGAACGATTTCTTGTGTCATGGAGTATTCTTAAGTGAGCCTACGAGAGGTTTCCTTACTATTGCCTTTCTCACCTGATGTCCAACCACCAGATATGAACGCTATTCTAGGCCTATCGAATCCGCAATCAGTCACTACTCTTGCCGAAAGCCTTACCTCCATTGGATATGCAGTGAAATCTATCGTCAGGGCTGACGGCCTCAAAAAAGACACAGAACGAGCAATCATCATCTTTGAGGACCTGGTAACTTGGGAAACGTTGCTCAATGAAGTTGAGCAAAAGGGTCCACCCGGGACCGAGCATTTTCCGGTGAGCCGGACGGAAATCCGCAGTCAACTTTCTACACTTCTCGAATCACTCCACGACAGCCTTCCAACGTCTCTCCAACGTGCACTCCTCAGAGCGACTTATGTTGGAGAGGGATGGACTGCTGTAGAAAAGACAGGAAGTACACGCGGGCAGACGGACATCTGGGTTGCAGTAAGTGGTCACCGTACCGTTCTGATTGTTGGATCGGAAGTGGAGGAAATTCCAGAACCTTTGCAGTGCGAAACGAGTCGGTTCGGTCGAGACGTTTTTCAGGCCGATAATACAAAGGTATTCAAAGGCCACCGTCTACGATCTGCACCGTTGCGTGAGTTGGCAGCACAAACCGCGCGCGATCCGGAAGACCGGCTTCATGAAGCAGCAAAAGCAATGCTCTTTGAGGAAAATCTCTCATCTGCTGCATTTCTTTTATCATTTCTTGCAGACCATTTAGCGTGCAGCTCAACTTCTGATGAGCATGCAAGCGAAAGACAGAAAGCCGTGCAGGTGCTGTACCATGCAGCACACAGCCAGAGCGACGAAGAATCTTCGTTTCCCATTCCCTATCGTTATGCGGAGGACGATCGCCTCGTTGAACACGGATGGCTTCACAAAACTCTGGAGATAGACGAGATGCTACTGGCGTGGCTTGAAACGTCCTCTACTTTAACAATTCCATCTACGGGTGAGGAAGTTTCGGGACGCTATCTCTTAACAGACCAACGTTCGGCTTTAGTAGCTGTATCAGATAGCGGATATTCCCACGTTCAACACTTTGACGCACATCGTTTGGAGGTGACAGACGTTACAGGAAAAGATACCGTGACAATTGGAGACGTTAGCTTCCGGACCACCCTAAGCAATGATGTCTTGTACCAAGACCTCGCGGCAGCATCTCAAGTAGACGGTACCGAGCGTGTGTTTGCAGTGATGCATGCTCTGTGGACTACGTCAGTCATGAAGCAAACGCCTCTGGACAACGCAGGAGCCTTGTCTGGCACCCTCAGGGATGCTCCTCGTTGGACGAAGTCTGGGGGAGGACATACCGAATCAGACAAGAAACATCTTCTTCGTCTTGCATCTCACGTTCTTGACGATGGATCTTCCAGCCAGAAGCTGATCGCCTCGTATGTTCTCCAAGTTATTGCCGAAAGCAGCGATACTGACCTATCCACGCCCGAGCAGAAACACCTGGCTGATGCTTTGAAACGGCATGCGCAGCACACCAAAACAGCTCAGTCGCTCACGGAGATGCTCAGTGAATGGCACTTGCCACCAAGTGGCATACAGGCTACATGGCCCGTGGAAGGAGTGTCGAAAGAAATTGAAAACTGGCCCGCATGGGCACTGCCGCTGTACCGAGTGCAACACGAAACCGCGCTTCAGCAAACAGATGAGGATGAAGAAGCGATTCTTGTCGATCTTGACTGGGCCCTGCGCTTAATTGATGCAGGCCATACAGAGGAAGCAATTGATCTTCTAGAAACTCATCTGGATAATCTTCCGGACGAAACACACGAGGACCTGCTTCCAGCGCCAGAGGAAGATTTATCAGAAGGCGAGGGAGGACAGCTCTTGCATGTTGCCATACTCGACATGCTGAAAGAAATTCAGGAAGACTATAAGATTCCTCGAACGCTACAGCGTCTTGCTGAGCTTCAGCCTCTCCGAAAAGATCGACTCCGCGAGCTTAAGTGCCATGCAGAGCCACGTCTGAAAGAAAAGACTGTGCACGCGCTGCAATTTCTTGAGGGAGAAGAATCAAAAAAAGCTGACGTAGAACGCAGCGTTAGCGGTACACTGCGTACGGAGGAGTTGGAGAAGATTCGGCATCCAGCAACCCAGGACGGAGGATTCATGGATAGCCTGAAAGAGATGCTAGCCGAGCAAGAAGAGCCCGATCAAAGTGCAATACGCTCACAGTGTGAGCGCATCACCGCGGACGCTGGTACCCCACTCGCAGATGCCCTTGCAGATGCCACCTTTGTTCTCGGGATTCCCGGGTTGGAGGTCTTTGTATCGCGAGGAAAGCACTCTACAGGTATTCGCAGCCTCAGCGATGATCCACCCAGTTTATTGATAGGTGGAGATCACCTTGACCCAAGTAGCGGTGTCTTCCTAAAAGAAGAACCGCTCCGCTTTGTTATAGGTAGTGAAGCAGCACACATTGCTTTTGACCACGCACGCATCACAGGTCGAGACGTACGACAGGGAATTTGGAATAAGCTCCAAGGCGGAGTGGAGCTCGCGCTCGACTTTGTACCAATGCTATCGAAGCTTCCTCAGATACAGAAGCTTTCGAAGAACTCAGCTACGAGAAAAGCTATTCAGGGGATTAGCAAGTTCGCAGCGCAACGTGATGTCCATCCTAGCCAAGGCTTGTCGGCTTTTACATCAATTGTAGCAAATAAGAAAGAAACCAAGGCTGTTCTGGATATATTAACTAGTAAAAAATCTATTAAAAACATTAAAAATATTGCAATCGAGGACAAAAATAATAGTAAACGAAGCACCCTTTCTCCTGACCAAAGAGCTTTGTTAGCGACTTCTCGCGTGATGCAACTTACGGCCGACCGCGCCGGACTATTGCTATGCCACAGCCTAGAAAGTGCTATTGAGGCAATGATTGCTCTCGATGAACGATACCATGGTCTGCCTTCCCTTTTCCAGAAATATGGCTTGGTTGAAGTTCTTTCTCGGCGAGATAGTAATGGGAATATTTTACATCAGAATCTTGCTGTTCGAATTGCTTCACTCATATCTTTTTACCTATCAGACACTTGGGACGAGTTGGTTGACCGCGTCTACGCATAAGAAGTTATCCATATTGCTTTTATAAAAAAGATTAAAAATTACACCGGCCGGCTACTCTGGCATTCAGGTATTCAGTTGTGCGGATGCTGACCGCGCACCATATGCCAGTGGTGCCGCTGGTGATGGCCGCCGTACGCAAGCAGGCCCATGTAGCCTAGCGCCCGGATCTTAGGTACGTCCGATGGTGTGTCGGTGGTCGTCCGGAGCACGAACACGCCTCCGTCCCGGCGCACGTCCATCGTCCATCCCGTCTCTTGTTTCAGCATGTGCGGGTGAGCCTTCAGGACACGCTTCAGAGCAGCGCGCGCTGCGTCGTGTGTTGGACGAACGTGCACTTCCAGCCCGCTTTCAATCGGACGCTTCTGCACGATCTCCACGTGCATGGCCACGTGATGCATATCGATCAGATGACGGCGCAGTGCGTCTACGTCTACTTCCGACCAATCGGTGGTCGGATCGTTTTCGAGCGCCCTGATGGCCTCCTGCACGGTACCGAAGATTGCATTCCCTGGGGCGTGCAGAGGCGTCACCGACCCGCCGGAGTGCTGAGCCTCTGCAGGGTGCTGCCCCCCGTGGTGTTGGGCATGAAGCGGCGCGCCAAAGAATGCCAAAACCAGCAAACCAATCAGAATGGAGACGTGGGTCTTGTTTCGCATAAGGAGGCCAAGGATGTAAGTGGCAGAACCGGGTCAAGAACAATACGAGCCTCGTCCATACATTGATCAATAGACGAATCGTTTTCGACTGTATTCTTGGTTTGCGCCGCTTTCAACCATCCGGATGGCGCCCTACCGCATCGCCTGGTCCACGCTGGGGTGCATGACTTGATGGCCGTACAGCAGCACCCTACCCGATGCATCCGCTCCGTTGCGCCCAAACGGCAGGTGTTGAATCCGTGGGGGGTGAGCCCGCGAATTTGGCACGCCCAGGTTTCGCCATTTGTTAACACAAC is a genomic window containing:
- a CDS encoding BrnA antitoxin family protein, whose protein sequence is MRYDLPQWARKVGAAPELHPARGMMCELLAPLPRKTIEKPDRRKRVLSRGTSEVLRRSFKRRSRPSDFAVVVGAFQHDEPGKMKAKDTTTVSADELEAMERRTDWEALAQQTDEDIHQAVANAPDAFLLDDDWFRNARLVTPSAKKKRITIRLDEDIVRYFKQGGRGYQRRINDVLKAFVLSKRFEHEEET
- a CDS encoding CPXCG motif-containing cysteine-rich protein gives rise to the protein MIEHTFTCPYCWEPISMLVDPSVRSQTYVEDCEVCCRPIRLQVEARRGALVRFTAERAQ
- a CDS encoding GNAT family N-acetyltransferase, with protein sequence MAAASVQITQDAAASRFEAQLGSSTATLHYIEAPSSIVLSQLDVPHGLTGRGIDAALIHAALAYARANDLKVTPACPFIIEYLREHPAYDGLL
- a CDS encoding cold-shock protein, which translates into the protein METGTVKWFSAEKGFGFIAPSNGTKDVFVHQSNVRGWDADLKEGDQVEFEVEETPKGLSAINVDLAA